In Lysinibacillus sp. FSL M8-0337, the following proteins share a genomic window:
- a CDS encoding HAD-IIIC family phosphatase, protein MTGEKIKCVVWDLDHTLWDGILIEDDNLTLKENVVEVIKELDRRGILQSISSKNNYDMAKEKLEEFGLWDYFIYPQINWNSKSEAVAQIAKDINIGIDTLSFVDDQEFEREEVLFSYPEILCIDANDVDKILDMERMMPKFITNDSKNRRKMYHSDIQRNREELAYSGTKEEFLSTLNMTFKIDKAKEDDLQRAEELTVRTHQLNSTGYIYSYDELKNFLEADDYEVYVAQLDDKYGTYGKIGLALVEKKADVWDLKLLLMSCRVMSKGIGNIFMNFLINESIKNNKTLRAQFIPTDKNRIMYITYKFNGFKELGKDGDVVIFEADMSYERIIPDYVTFVYEGENVDGFFSKERAETIQSGNH, encoded by the coding sequence ATGACTGGGGAGAAAATAAAATGTGTTGTCTGGGATTTAGATCATACATTATGGGATGGAATTTTAATAGAGGATGACAATTTAACATTAAAAGAAAATGTAGTTGAAGTAATAAAGGAACTAGATAGAAGAGGAATTTTGCAATCCATCAGCAGTAAAAACAACTATGATATGGCTAAAGAAAAACTTGAAGAATTTGGATTGTGGGATTATTTTATTTATCCTCAAATTAACTGGAACAGTAAGTCCGAAGCAGTTGCTCAAATTGCAAAAGACATCAATATTGGTATAGATACTTTGAGTTTTGTAGATGACCAAGAATTTGAACGAGAAGAAGTGTTATTTAGTTATCCAGAAATTTTATGTATCGACGCAAATGATGTTGATAAAATCCTAGATATGGAAAGAATGATGCCAAAGTTTATAACAAATGATTCGAAAAATAGAAGGAAAATGTACCACAGTGACATTCAAAGAAATAGAGAAGAGCTTGCGTATAGTGGTACGAAAGAAGAATTTTTATCCACGCTTAATATGACTTTCAAAATTGACAAAGCTAAAGAAGACGATCTTCAGAGAGCTGAAGAGCTTACTGTCAGAACACACCAGTTAAATTCCACAGGTTACATTTATTCTTATGATGAATTAAAGAACTTTCTTGAAGCAGATGATTATGAAGTGTATGTTGCACAGCTTGATGATAAATATGGTACTTACGGAAAAATCGGCTTGGCGCTTGTAGAAAAGAAGGCTGATGTTTGGGATTTGAAGCTACTTCTTATGTCATGCAGAGTAATGTCCAAAGGCATTGGTAATATTTTCATGAATTTTCTTATTAATGAATCGATAAAAAATAATAAAACTTTACGAGCACAATTTATTCCAACAGATAAAAATAGAATTATGTACATTACATACAAATTTAACGGCTTTAAAGAGTTAGGTAAAGACGGTGATGTCGTAATATTTGAAGCAGATATGTCATACGAGCGAATTATACCAGACTATGTAACGTTTGTTTATGAAGGGGAGAACGTTGATGGATTTTTCAGTAAAGAAAGAGCAGAAACAATACAGTCAGGAAATCATTGA
- a CDS encoding acyl-CoA dehydrogenase family protein, with amino-acid sequence MDFSVKKEQKQYSQEIIDFARENLNEREFYEEFSMDMWKKVSEFGLLGITVDEKYGGLGESYETAAMVFESLGYACKNNGFIFVINNHIWVCQNLINLYGSDELKEKYLPEMVEGKKIGAIAITEPEAGSDAFAMVANVKEQDDCFVLNGTKMFISNGPIADIFIVFAVTEEVPDKKITAFVVERNFEGVTTGNDIEKMGLNACPTSELILDNVKVPKHNILGKFNYGNNILTGALEWERCFEFAPHIGVMQRIMEQCIKQANGRKQFGKPIGSNQAVSHKIAEMEVNIEMAKLMLYKIAWLKDQKKSAYLETSIFKLFVSENYIKTCRDAMQIFGAYGYTKEYEMERELRDAMASSIYSGTNEMQKNTIYNMANARYM; translated from the coding sequence ATGGATTTTTCAGTAAAGAAAGAGCAGAAACAATACAGTCAGGAAATCATTGATTTCGCGAGAGAAAATCTTAATGAACGTGAATTTTACGAAGAATTCTCCATGGATATGTGGAAAAAGGTTAGTGAATTTGGATTGCTAGGGATAACTGTAGACGAAAAATATGGGGGTCTTGGGGAAAGCTATGAGACTGCGGCTATGGTCTTTGAAAGTCTTGGATATGCATGTAAAAATAACGGGTTTATTTTTGTGATTAATAATCATATATGGGTATGTCAAAATTTAATCAATTTATATGGTTCGGATGAATTGAAAGAAAAGTATTTACCAGAAATGGTTGAAGGGAAAAAAATTGGGGCTATTGCTATTACAGAGCCTGAAGCGGGATCTGATGCATTTGCGATGGTTGCAAATGTAAAGGAACAAGATGATTGTTTTGTACTTAATGGTACAAAAATGTTTATTTCCAATGGACCTATCGCTGATATTTTTATTGTTTTCGCTGTTACAGAGGAAGTTCCAGATAAGAAAATCACTGCTTTTGTCGTTGAGCGCAATTTTGAAGGTGTAACGACAGGGAATGATATCGAAAAGATGGGGCTGAATGCATGTCCAACGAGTGAGCTTATTTTAGATAATGTAAAAGTACCGAAGCATAACATTTTAGGGAAATTTAACTATGGGAATAATATTCTTACAGGTGCGTTGGAATGGGAAAGATGTTTTGAATTTGCGCCACATATTGGTGTGATGCAACGAATTATGGAACAATGCATCAAACAGGCGAATGGAAGAAAACAGTTTGGAAAACCAATAGGTTCAAATCAGGCGGTTTCTCATAAAATTGCTGAAATGGAAGTAAATATTGAAATGGCAAAATTAATGTTATATAAAATTGCTTGGTTAAAAGATCAAAAAAAATCTGCTTACCTTGAAACGTCTATTTTTAAACTTTTTGTAAGTGAAAATTACATAAAGACGTGTAGGGATGCAATGCAAATTTTTGGTGCATATGGATATACAAAAGAGTATGAGATGGAACGAGAGCTAAGAGATGCCATGGCAAGCAGTAT
- a CDS encoding acyl carrier protein — translation MNTKEKIKGFLSKFIKITEINDTDNIFEKGLVNSLFAMNLVNFIETEFDISIDNMELDLDNFKDINSIVALVEKKLAMEETV, via the coding sequence ATGAATACAAAAGAGAAAATTAAAGGGTTTTTATCAAAGTTTATAAAAATTACGGAGATCAATGACACAGACAATATTTTTGAAAAAGGATTAGTTAATTCTTTATTTGCAATGAATCTAGTTAATTTTATTGAAACTGAATTTGATATTTCCATCGATAATATGGAATTAGATTTGGACAATTTTAAAGATATTAATTCAATTGTTGCCTTAGTTGAAAAGAAGTTAGCAATGGAGGAAACAGTATGA